The following proteins come from a genomic window of Halomarina ordinaria:
- the msrB gene encoding peptide-methionine (R)-S-oxide reductase MsrB, which yields MSEQTHDLPETDEEWRDLLTDEEYRVLREQGTEAKFTGEFVGKDDEGTYVCAGCGAELFDSETKFDSEGSGWPSFYDAAEGSVELRRDTSHGMVRTEVVCAACGGHLGHVFEDGPDPTGQRFCINSVALDFEDADEA from the coding sequence ATGAGCGAGCAGACCCACGACCTGCCCGAGACCGACGAGGAGTGGCGCGACCTCCTCACCGACGAGGAGTACCGCGTCCTGCGCGAGCAGGGAACGGAGGCGAAGTTCACCGGCGAGTTCGTCGGAAAGGACGACGAGGGCACCTACGTCTGTGCCGGGTGTGGCGCCGAACTGTTCGACTCGGAGACGAAGTTCGACAGCGAGGGCTCCGGGTGGCCCTCGTTCTACGACGCCGCCGAGGGGAGCGTCGAACTCCGCCGCGACACCAGCCACGGGATGGTCCGCACGGAAGTCGTCTGTGCGGCCTGCGGCGGCCACCTCGGCCACGTCTTCGAGGACGGCCCCGACCCGACGGGGCAGCGCTTCTGCATCAACTCCGTCGCGCTCGACTTCGAGGACGCGGACGAGGCGTGA